A genome region from Pseudomonas anguilliseptica includes the following:
- a CDS encoding SDR family oxidoreductase: MALSRRILITGASRGIGLGLTQAFVQAGWQVHAVSRNLASSHELRTLATQHGQRLQLIECDLLQREAGQLIDRALGDQPLTCALFNAGIYGPMHQDPRQANSAEVGQLFLANAVAPISLAQQLAGRVEAGGVMAFISSQMASLQLNRALDMPLYGASKAALNSLLLSWSSHYAELPWSLLALHPGWVRTAMGGADAPLSVADSAAGLYQVITAELGRRRCTFLDYQGQTLPW; this comes from the coding sequence GTGGCCCTAAGCCGCCGCATCCTGATCACCGGCGCCTCACGCGGCATTGGCCTGGGTCTGACCCAGGCCTTTGTGCAGGCGGGCTGGCAGGTGCACGCCGTGAGCCGCAACTTGGCCAGCAGCCACGAACTGCGGACGCTGGCCACGCAACATGGCCAACGCCTGCAGCTGATTGAGTGCGATTTGCTACAGCGCGAGGCTGGCCAACTGATCGACCGCGCGCTGGGTGACCAACCGCTGACCTGCGCCCTGTTCAATGCTGGCATCTACGGCCCAATGCATCAGGATCCGCGCCAGGCCAACAGCGCAGAGGTCGGCCAGCTGTTTCTGGCCAATGCGGTCGCGCCGATCAGCCTGGCGCAACAATTGGCCGGGCGAGTCGAGGCCGGCGGCGTGATGGCCTTTATCAGCTCGCAGATGGCCAGCCTGCAGCTCAACCGCGCCCTCGACATGCCGCTGTACGGTGCCAGCAAAGCGGCGTTGAACAGCCTGCTGCTGAGCTGGAGCAGCCACTATGCCGAGCTGCCCTGGAGCCTGCTGGCTCTGCATCCGGGCTGGGTGCGCACGGCCATGGGCGGCGCGGATGCCCCCTTGAGTGTGGCGGACAGTGCCGCGGGGCTGTATCAGGTGATCACCGCTGAGCTGGGTCGCCGACGCTGCACATTCCTCGATTACCAAGGCCAGACCTTGCCTTGGTAA
- a CDS encoding SulP family inorganic anion transporter produces MLQSLKNTWLFNIRGDVLAGLVVALALIPEAIAFSIIAGVDPKVGLYASFCIAVVIAFVGGRPGMISAATGAMALVMVTLVKNHGLEYLLAATLLTGVLQIGAGYLKLGSLMRFVSRSVVTGFVNALAILIFMAQLPELTNVTWQVYAMCAAGLGIIYLFPYMPKLGKVIPSPLVCILSMTAVAMYFGLDIRTVGDMGELPDTLPIFLWPDVPLTFETLAIIFPYAAALAVVGLLESMMTATIIDDLTDTNSDKNRECKGQGVANIAAGLMGGMAGCAMIGQSVINVKSGGRGRLSCLVAGVVLLLMVVFLSDWVRQIPMAALVAVMIMVSIGTFSWDSLRNLKQYPLSTNIVMLATVAVTVYTHNLAYGVFVGVLLAAMFFANKIGHFLYINSEADSDGSQRTYKVIGQVFFSSADKFIAAFDFKEAVAKVIIDLSRAHFWDITAVAALDKVVLKLRREGTEVEVLGLNEASATIVDRFGVHDKDNATDLLSGH; encoded by the coding sequence ATGCTGCAAAGCCTGAAAAACACCTGGCTCTTTAATATCCGCGGCGATGTGCTCGCCGGTCTGGTGGTAGCGTTGGCGCTGATCCCGGAAGCCATCGCCTTCTCAATCATCGCCGGCGTCGATCCCAAAGTCGGCCTGTATGCCTCCTTCTGTATCGCCGTGGTAATCGCCTTTGTCGGCGGCCGCCCAGGCATGATCAGCGCAGCCACCGGGGCCATGGCTCTGGTCATGGTCACCCTGGTGAAAAACCACGGTCTGGAATACCTGCTGGCCGCCACCCTGCTTACCGGCGTGCTGCAGATCGGCGCCGGCTACCTGAAGCTGGGTTCGCTGATGCGCTTTGTCTCGCGCTCGGTGGTCACCGGTTTCGTCAACGCCCTGGCGATTCTGATCTTTATGGCCCAGCTGCCGGAGCTGACCAACGTCACCTGGCAGGTCTACGCCATGTGCGCCGCCGGCCTGGGCATCATCTACCTGTTCCCCTACATGCCGAAGCTGGGCAAGGTCATTCCCTCGCCGCTGGTGTGCATCCTGTCGATGACCGCAGTGGCCATGTATTTCGGCCTGGATATCCGCACCGTCGGCGACATGGGCGAGTTGCCGGATACCCTGCCGATCTTCCTCTGGCCGGATGTGCCGCTGACGTTTGAAACCCTGGCGATCATCTTCCCCTATGCCGCCGCCCTGGCCGTGGTTGGTCTACTGGAATCGATGATGACCGCCACCATCATCGATGACCTGACCGACACCAACAGCGACAAGAACCGCGAATGCAAAGGCCAGGGCGTAGCCAATATCGCCGCTGGCCTGATGGGCGGCATGGCGGGCTGCGCGATGATCGGTCAATCGGTGATCAACGTGAAATCCGGTGGCCGTGGCCGGCTGTCGTGCCTGGTGGCCGGCGTGGTGCTGTTGCTGATGGTGGTGTTCCTCAGCGACTGGGTCCGCCAGATCCCCATGGCCGCGCTGGTGGCGGTGATGATCATGGTGTCGATCGGCACCTTCAGCTGGGATTCGCTGCGCAACCTGAAGCAATACCCGCTATCGACCAATATCGTCATGCTCGCCACCGTGGCGGTCACCGTCTATACCCACAACCTGGCGTACGGCGTGTTTGTCGGCGTGCTGCTGGCGGCGATGTTCTTCGCCAACAAGATCGGCCACTTCCTCTATATCAATTCCGAAGCTGACAGTGATGGCAGCCAGCGCACCTACAAGGTGATCGGTCAGGTGTTCTTCAGCTCCGCCGACAAGTTCATCGCCGCCTTTGACTTCAAGGAGGCAGTGGCTAAGGTGATCATCGACCTGTCGCGCGCGCACTTCTGGGACATCACCGCCGTCGCCGCCCTGGACAAGGTCGTGCTCAAGCTGCGCCGCGAGGGCACCGAAGTCGAAGTGCTGGGCCTGAACGAAGCCAGCGCGACCATCGTCGACCGCTTCGGTGTGCATGACAAAGACAACGCCACCGACCTGCTGTCCGGCCACTGA
- a CDS encoding DMT family transporter, whose amino-acid sequence MALPFVAGACLPLQAGINGQLAKQVSSVLAAALVSFAVGTLALLILVLVQREFPSFGALKGLTWWHWSGGLLGVMFIATAAFAGPRVGALLFMVLVIAGQLSMALTLDHFGWAGFREAPITAGKIGGLLLIVAGIWLIRRG is encoded by the coding sequence ATGGCCCTGCCCTTCGTTGCCGGCGCCTGCCTGCCGTTGCAGGCCGGGATCAACGGGCAACTGGCCAAGCAGGTGTCCAGCGTGCTGGCCGCCGCACTGGTGTCCTTTGCCGTCGGTACCCTTGCGCTGCTGATTCTGGTGCTGGTGCAGCGCGAGTTCCCCAGCTTCGGCGCGCTGAAAGGTCTGACCTGGTGGCACTGGAGTGGCGGCCTGCTGGGGGTGATGTTTATCGCCACCGCCGCCTTTGCCGGCCCACGCGTCGGCGCCCTGCTGTTTATGGTGCTGGTGATCGCCGGACAGCTGAGCATGGCCCTGACCCTGGACCACTTCGGCTGGGCCGGCTTTCGCGAAGCACCGATTACCGCGGGCAAAATCGGCGGCCTGTTGCTGATCGTCGCCGGCATCTGGCTGATCCGCCGCGGCTAG